One genomic segment of [Phormidium] sp. ETS-05 includes these proteins:
- a CDS encoding ABC transporter permease, protein MNFPNPKEMNNFEVELAEKILPPTVFWRILDEIPPALTWSLMAVSIITPMFIWWLVANSGWVEPLFLPTPEQVWASLWDMAMSEHLFQDILASLWRVSGGFLLAAIISVPLGILMGAMRSIRALFEPIIAIIRYMPATAFTPLLILYFGIGELPKILLIFIGTLFFNTLMIMDAVKFIPKELVETTYTLGGNRIQVILQVICPYVLPNIIDACRVNIAAAWNLVIVSELVAATEGLGHRIIIAQKFLKTEEIFVCLILIGLIGFTIDQIFRFCLRCTCPWVE, encoded by the coding sequence ATGAATTTTCCAAATCCAAAAGAAATGAATAATTTTGAGGTAGAGTTGGCCGAAAAAATACTGCCACCTACAGTATTTTGGCGAATTTTGGATGAGATTCCGCCCGCCTTAACTTGGAGCTTGATGGCGGTATCGATTATCACTCCAATGTTTATTTGGTGGTTGGTAGCGAATTCCGGTTGGGTGGAACCCTTGTTTTTACCCACCCCAGAGCAAGTATGGGCATCTTTATGGGATATGGCAATGAGCGAGCATCTTTTCCAAGACATCCTCGCCAGTTTGTGGCGTGTCAGCGGGGGATTTTTGCTCGCTGCTATCATCTCTGTTCCTTTGGGCATTCTCATGGGAGCGATGCGAAGTATCCGGGCTCTGTTCGAGCCGATTATTGCCATCATCCGCTATATGCCAGCTACGGCTTTTACTCCTCTCCTGATTCTTTATTTCGGCATCGGGGAATTGCCGAAAATTCTCCTGATTTTTATCGGCACACTATTTTTCAACACCTTAATGATTATGGATGCGGTGAAGTTTATTCCCAAAGAATTGGTGGAAACTACCTATACTTTAGGGGGCAACCGCATCCAAGTAATATTGCAAGTAATTTGTCCTTATGTGCTACCCAATATTATCGACGCTTGCCGGGTTAATATTGCCGCCGCTTGGAATTTAGTAATTGTATCGGAGCTGGTGGCGGCTACAGAAGGTTTGGGGCACCGCATCATCATTGCCCAAAAATTTCTCAAAACTGAAGAGATATTCGTCTGCCTGATATTAATTGGTTTGATCGGCTTCACTATTGACCAGATATTTCGTTTTTGCCTGCGCTGCACTTGTCCTTGGGTAGAATGA
- a CDS encoding ribose-phosphate pyrophosphokinase, protein MIRSATLTLPPTVANVGHHSRLRLFSGSANVPLAQEVARYLGIDLGPMVRKKFADGELYIQIQESIRGCDVYLIQPTCQPVNDHLMELLIMIDACRRASARQITAVIPYYGYARADRKTAGRESISAKLVANLMVKAGASRLLAMDLHSDQIQGYFDIPFDHVYASPVILDYLKSKELKDIVVVSPDVGGVARARAFAKKLNDAPLAIIDKRRQAHNIAEVMNVIGDVKGKTAVLVDDMIDTAGTISEGARLLRKEGARQVYACATHAVFSPPATDRLSGGLFEEVIVTNTIPVPEDRRFPQLTVLSTANLLGETIWRVHEDSSVSSMFR, encoded by the coding sequence GTGATTCGTTCTGCTACCTTAACCCTTCCACCGACTGTGGCAAACGTTGGCCATCATAGCCGTCTGCGGCTGTTTTCTGGATCTGCCAATGTCCCCCTGGCTCAAGAAGTAGCTCGCTACTTGGGGATAGACCTCGGTCCAATGGTTCGGAAAAAGTTCGCTGATGGAGAACTGTACATCCAAATTCAGGAATCGATTCGGGGGTGCGATGTTTACTTAATTCAACCGACGTGCCAGCCCGTCAACGATCACCTGATGGAATTACTGATCATGATTGATGCCTGCCGCAGGGCGTCAGCTCGCCAAATCACAGCGGTGATTCCCTATTACGGTTATGCCCGGGCCGATCGCAAAACTGCGGGCCGGGAGTCAATCTCCGCTAAGCTGGTGGCCAACTTGATGGTCAAGGCGGGAGCTAGTCGGCTCCTGGCAATGGATTTGCACTCAGACCAAATCCAAGGCTATTTTGATATCCCATTTGACCATGTGTATGCTTCACCGGTAATTTTGGACTACCTCAAAAGTAAAGAGCTTAAGGATATTGTGGTGGTGTCGCCGGATGTGGGAGGGGTAGCGCGTGCCAGAGCTTTTGCGAAAAAGTTAAACGATGCGCCTCTGGCAATTATCGACAAGCGCCGCCAAGCTCATAACATTGCGGAAGTTATGAACGTGATTGGCGATGTGAAAGGCAAAACTGCAGTTCTTGTGGATGACATGATTGATACTGCAGGCACCATTTCTGAGGGGGCTCGTTTACTACGCAAGGAGGGAGCGCGGCAAGTTTATGCTTGCGCTACTCATGCCGTGTTTTCTCCCCCGGCTACCGATCGCCTCTCCGGCGGCTTGTTTGAAGAGGTGATCGTGACAAATACGATCCCTGTTCCCGAAGACAGGCGTTTTCCCCAGCTAACCGTACTTTCCACTGCGAATTTACTTGGAGAAACTATCTGGCGCGTCCATGAAGATAGTTCCGTTAGCAGTATGTTCCGCTAA
- a CDS encoding ABC transporter ATP-binding protein → MNLEVCGLGKAFTKKGKLFQVIQDINLFVENREFVCVVGASGSGKSTLLRLIAGLDFPTAGAVLVDGHLVCGPGSDRGLVFQNYSLYPWMTVADNVGFGLKLQGFTEAERLQRVGYYLEVVGLAKFASAFPKSLSGGMQQRVAIARALASRPKILLMDEPFGALDLFTKESMQEFLLQLWQQTGTTILMITHDIEEAVFLAQRIYILSANPGTIAGEIRISLPQNREFSLKKSRHFLKFKNQVSELIRS, encoded by the coding sequence ATGAATTTAGAAGTGTGCGGCCTTGGTAAAGCATTTACAAAAAAAGGCAAACTATTCCAGGTTATCCAGGATATTAATCTTTTTGTTGAAAATCGAGAGTTCGTCTGTGTTGTCGGGGCTTCTGGCTCCGGCAAATCTACCCTTTTGCGCTTAATTGCCGGTCTCGATTTTCCCACTGCAGGAGCTGTTTTGGTTGATGGACATCTGGTTTGCGGTCCAGGTTCAGACAGGGGTTTAGTCTTTCAAAATTACAGTCTTTATCCTTGGATGACCGTGGCGGATAATGTAGGTTTTGGGTTAAAATTGCAAGGTTTTACCGAGGCAGAAAGGCTGCAGCGGGTTGGGTATTATCTGGAAGTGGTCGGTTTGGCCAAATTTGCATCGGCTTTTCCCAAAAGTCTGTCTGGGGGTATGCAGCAGCGCGTGGCGATCGCCCGCGCTTTAGCATCCCGCCCCAAAATCCTGCTCATGGACGAGCCTTTTGGCGCTTTAGACTTATTCACCAAAGAATCAATGCAGGAATTTCTCTTACAACTGTGGCAGCAAACCGGCACTACGATTTTAATGATTACCCACGATATTGAAGAAGCTGTATTTCTGGCACAGAGAATCTATATCCTTAGTGCTAATCCCGGTACTATAGCCGGAGAAATCAGAATTAGTTTACCCCAAAATCGGGAGTTTTCCCTGAAAAAATCTCGGCATTTTCTGAAATTTAAAAATCAAGTGTCAGAATTAATTCGGAGCTAA
- a CDS encoding M20 family metallopeptidase, with translation MVSTFPSPATVDLSQVRLEIRAMHSALVQWRRNLHQHPELGFQEHLTAAFVSEKLQSWGVKHIPGVAGTGIVATIEGQKPGPVLAIRADMDALPIQEQNDVPYRSQHQGLMHACGHDGHTAIALGTAKYLAAHPPAAGVVKIIFQPAEEGPGGAKPMIEAGVLENPPTDAIIGLHLWNNLPLGTVAVRPGPFMAASDCFKCTIFGKGGHGAIPHQTIDSILVAAQVVQALQTIVSRNLDPLDAAVVTVGELHAGTAKNVIAHKAELSGTVRYFKPELLLHIRQRLEQIIAGVCQAHGATYELDYLNVYPPVINDDRIANLIRSCAAEVVETPSSILLEYQTMGSEDMSFFLQEVPGCYFFLGSANPSKNLAYPHHHPRFDFDESILSMGVEIFVRCTEKFCQ, from the coding sequence ATGGTTTCTACTTTTCCCAGCCCAGCCACCGTGGATTTATCCCAAGTTCGCCTAGAAATTCGGGCTATGCACTCTGCGCTTGTGCAATGGCGGAGAAATTTGCACCAGCATCCGGAATTGGGTTTTCAAGAACACCTCACCGCTGCTTTTGTCTCAGAAAAATTGCAATCATGGGGGGTGAAGCATATTCCGGGAGTCGCTGGGACGGGGATTGTAGCCACGATCGAGGGCCAGAAACCAGGCCCAGTGTTGGCGATTCGCGCCGATATGGATGCTCTGCCCATTCAGGAACAAAATGATGTGCCATATCGCTCCCAACATCAGGGGCTGATGCACGCTTGCGGTCACGACGGACATACGGCGATCGCTCTCGGTACTGCCAAATATCTCGCCGCACATCCTCCCGCTGCTGGGGTAGTCAAAATCATCTTTCAACCGGCAGAAGAAGGTCCCGGCGGTGCGAAACCAATGATTGAGGCAGGAGTATTGGAAAATCCCCCCACCGATGCCATAATTGGGCTGCACCTGTGGAATAACTTGCCCCTGGGCACTGTAGCGGTGCGTCCTGGTCCATTTATGGCAGCCTCAGACTGTTTTAAATGCACTATATTCGGTAAAGGCGGACATGGGGCGATCCCCCATCAAACCATTGATTCAATTTTAGTGGCGGCGCAAGTAGTGCAAGCCCTGCAAACGATCGTCTCTCGTAACCTCGACCCCCTCGACGCTGCCGTTGTCACCGTCGGAGAACTCCACGCCGGAACCGCCAAAAATGTCATCGCCCACAAAGCCGAATTGTCAGGAACAGTGCGCTATTTTAAACCGGAACTGTTGTTGCATATCCGCCAACGGTTAGAGCAAATCATTGCCGGAGTCTGTCAAGCTCACGGTGCCACATATGAATTAGATTATTTGAATGTTTACCCGCCGGTGATTAACGACGACAGGATAGCCAACCTGATCCGCTCCTGTGCGGCTGAAGTCGTGGAAACCCCCAGCAGCATCCTCCTAGAATACCAAACGATGGGGAGTGAGGATATGTCATTCTTTCTTCAAGAAGTACCCGGGTGTTACTTTTTCCTCGGTTCCGCCAACCCCAGCAAAAACCTGGCCTATCCCCACCACCATCCAAGGTTTGACTTTGACGAATCGATTCTCAGTATGGGTGTAGAAATCTTCGTTCGCTGCACCGAAAAATTCTGCCAGTAG
- a CDS encoding sensor histidine kinase, which produces MRHYGNLLMIEGYPGLLSQVLINIISNSLEALEEKGPAQGIKEITITTSLLDEDAVEIRIADNGPGISGDARDKMFKTFFTTKPQGVGTGLGLVIVRKIVVDQIRAPNSRSRFPSGKTPRGK; this is translated from the coding sequence GTGCGGCACTACGGGAATTTACTGATGATTGAAGGGTATCCCGGCTTATTGTCGCAAGTATTGATCAATATTATCAGTAATTCTTTGGAGGCGCTGGAAGAGAAAGGCCCAGCACAGGGGATCAAGGAAATCACGATTACTACTTCTTTACTGGATGAGGATGCAGTAGAAATCCGCATTGCGGATAATGGTCCAGGAATATCTGGTGATGCTCGGGATAAGATGTTTAAAACTTTCTTTACGACCAAACCGCAAGGAGTGGGGACGGGGTTGGGGTTGGTCATCGTCCGCAAAATCGTGGTGGACCAGATCAGGGCACCGAATTCGCGATCGCGCTTCCCGTCAGGCAAAACCCCACGGGGGAAATAG
- the bioD gene encoding dethiobiotin synthase, translating into MNQQLSTSKKPKSLLITGTDTDAGKTVLTAALAAYWQRVYPQQPLGIIKPIQSGTGDNLLYRRLFHLDQSNAEINPVQFQAPLAPPIAAAKENRTVDLALAWRTFTTLHSRKSLVLVEALGGLGSPVTAETTVADLARDWGLPAVLVVPIKLGSIGQAVANSALAQQAVGANSLSPIRAIVLNCIHPLSDAEINDLAPIDLIQSLTNIPVCGILPHLTDPTDVEQLAQAAANLDLETFLPGI; encoded by the coding sequence ATGAACCAGCAGCTTTCCACCAGTAAAAAACCAAAATCACTACTAATTACCGGCACCGACACCGATGCCGGTAAAACCGTTCTCACAGCGGCACTAGCTGCCTACTGGCAACGGGTTTATCCCCAGCAACCCCTCGGCATCATCAAACCGATTCAATCTGGTACTGGGGATAATTTACTATACCGGCGCCTATTTCACCTCGACCAATCCAATGCCGAAATCAACCCCGTGCAATTCCAGGCGCCTCTGGCACCGCCGATCGCCGCCGCCAAAGAAAACCGCACCGTCGATTTAGCCCTGGCTTGGCGCACATTTACCACCCTGCACTCTCGGAAATCCCTGGTATTAGTAGAAGCCCTCGGCGGTCTCGGTTCCCCAGTCACGGCTGAAACTACCGTGGCAGATTTAGCCAGAGATTGGGGTTTACCAGCCGTTTTAGTAGTGCCGATTAAATTAGGTAGTATCGGTCAAGCCGTTGCTAACAGTGCCCTCGCCCAACAAGCTGTAGGAGCGAATAGCCTTTCTCCCATCCGGGCGATCGTCCTAAATTGCATTCATCCCCTCTCCGACGCTGAGATTAACGACCTCGCCCCCATCGATTTAATTCAGTCCTTGACCAATATTCCCGTTTGTGGTATATTACCTCACCTCACCGACCCCACGGATGTGGAACAATTAGCCCAAGCAGCCGCCAACTTAGATTTGGAAACATTCCTGCCTGGAATTTAG
- a CDS encoding ABC transporter substrate-binding protein, translated as MKNHYIRYLLLLFMSSLILAFSCTQFAPSSPPNHLTSTRPVIMGFSAWPGWFPWEVAREKGLFEARGVKIDLKWFDGYLDSINAMAAGRLDANTQTLNDTIASVAAGADQVIVLVNDNSTGNDKIIVREGINTIADLKGKKIAAEQGTVDHFLLLLGLQQAGLRQTDIEFIPLETGAAAAAFVAGQVDAVGVFAPFTTTALKRSGSKELFSSRDFPGAIPDHLVVSRQLIESNPEAVQGLVNTWFDTLTYLRENRAESYKIMAQRARVSPAEYQQYDAGTTIFTLEDNLKAFSPGDDMASLEYAAKKISSFLRESGLISNEPDLRKLFDSRFVKAYAKSSDQ; from the coding sequence ATGAAAAATCATTACATACGGTATTTACTGCTTTTATTTATGTCCAGCTTAATTCTGGCGTTTAGCTGTACTCAATTTGCTCCGAGTTCCCCGCCAAATCATCTGACCTCTACCAGGCCAGTGATTATGGGTTTTAGCGCTTGGCCCGGTTGGTTCCCCTGGGAGGTGGCGAGGGAAAAGGGCTTATTTGAAGCTCGAGGAGTCAAAATTGACCTGAAGTGGTTTGATGGCTACTTAGACTCAATTAATGCAATGGCGGCGGGGCGTCTGGATGCCAATACTCAAACCCTCAACGACACGATCGCCTCTGTGGCGGCGGGAGCAGACCAAGTGATCGTCTTAGTCAATGACAACTCCACCGGTAACGATAAAATCATCGTCCGGGAAGGGATAAATACGATCGCTGACCTAAAAGGGAAAAAAATCGCCGCAGAACAGGGAACCGTGGATCACTTTCTCCTATTGCTGGGATTACAACAAGCGGGTTTGAGGCAAACAGATATTGAATTTATTCCCTTAGAAACTGGAGCCGCAGCCGCAGCCTTTGTGGCTGGACAGGTAGATGCAGTAGGAGTATTTGCTCCGTTCACGACTACGGCGCTCAAGCGATCGGGCAGCAAAGAGCTATTTTCCTCCCGAGACTTTCCCGGAGCCATCCCCGACCACTTAGTGGTCAGCCGCCAACTGATCGAGTCTAACCCGGAAGCCGTGCAGGGTTTAGTCAATACCTGGTTTGATACCCTAACTTATCTCCGAGAAAATCGAGCAGAAAGCTACAAAATTATGGCTCAACGGGCGCGAGTCAGCCCCGCAGAATACCAACAGTATGATGCTGGCACCACTATCTTCACCCTGGAAGATAACTTAAAAGCTTTCTCGCCCGGTGATGACATGGCATCTTTAGAATATGCGGCCAAAAAAATTAGCAGTTTTTTGCGGGAAAGTGGCTTAATCTCTAACGAGCCAGACTTGCGTAAACTTTTTGACTCACGTTTTGTTAAGGCTTACGCCAAATCCTCTGACCAATAA
- the nadA gene encoding quinolinate synthase NadA, which translates to MFTTTFLQRRATDTAVPDNLFAAIEDLKQKLNAVILAHYYQNPDIQDIADCIGDSLELSRKAATTDADVIVFAGVHFMAETAKILNPEKQVLLPDIDAGCSLADSCPPDAFAEFKAAHPNHLVISYINCSAAIKAMSDIICTSSNAVKIVNQIPPDQPIIFGPDRNLGRYVMEQTGREMVLWQGSCIVHETFSEKKIVELTIAHPDAEVIAHPECEPPVLRHANYIGSTSALLKYTSQSPREKFIVATEPGIIHQMQKLAGHKQFIPAPPLNNCACNECPFMRLNTLEKLYLCMRDRTPEITISEDMRSAAERPIQKMLAMSI; encoded by the coding sequence GTGTTTACCACTACATTTCTGCAACGCCGTGCCACCGATACCGCCGTACCGGACAATTTGTTTGCGGCTATTGAGGACCTGAAGCAAAAGCTAAACGCCGTTATCCTGGCTCACTATTACCAAAACCCCGATATTCAGGATATTGCGGACTGTATCGGTGACTCCTTGGAGCTTTCGCGCAAAGCCGCGACCACGGACGCTGATGTGATTGTCTTTGCTGGGGTTCACTTTATGGCGGAAACGGCCAAAATCCTGAACCCAGAAAAACAAGTGTTACTCCCAGATATCGATGCGGGGTGTTCTCTGGCTGATAGCTGTCCTCCAGATGCCTTTGCGGAGTTTAAAGCGGCTCACCCCAACCATTTGGTGATTTCTTATATCAATTGTTCCGCCGCCATCAAGGCGATGAGTGATATTATTTGCACCAGCTCCAATGCGGTGAAGATTGTTAACCAAATTCCCCCAGACCAGCCGATTATTTTTGGCCCAGACCGGAATTTAGGCCGCTATGTGATGGAGCAAACTGGGCGGGAGATGGTTTTGTGGCAAGGGAGCTGTATTGTTCACGAAACTTTTTCGGAAAAGAAAATCGTTGAGCTGACAATTGCGCACCCGGATGCAGAAGTGATTGCCCATCCTGAATGCGAGCCGCCGGTACTGCGGCACGCTAATTATATTGGTTCTACCAGTGCTTTGCTGAAATATACGAGCCAAAGTCCTAGAGAGAAGTTTATTGTGGCGACGGAGCCGGGAATTATTCACCAAATGCAAAAGCTGGCTGGACATAAACAGTTTATTCCAGCGCCACCGCTGAATAATTGCGCTTGTAATGAATGTCCGTTTATGCGGCTGAATACGTTGGAAAAACTATATTTGTGTATGCGCGATCGCACTCCAGAGATTACGATTTCTGAAGATATGCGGTCGGCTGCCGAGCGACCGATTCAAAAGATGCTGGCTATGAGTATTTAA
- a CDS encoding serine/threonine-protein kinase, whose translation MQSPIPTGTSLQNRYRLQQILGQGGFGRTYLAEDRGRFDELCAIKEFIPSQVNPAFGEKARELFQREAAILYQIDHPQIPKFRAHFEQEGRLFLVQDYVAGKTYRKKLQERISLGETFSEAEIRHLMAKLLPVLDAIHHRGIIHRDISPENIIDRDATATSSSHGAGYGGVATSRQDRLGDPVLIDFGVGKELAAQANTTNAITGASLGKIGYAPSEQIQSGRAYPSSDLYALAVTAVVLLTGVEPQQLFDDNLLTWQWEKFLVQDVSPELTKILNRMLQLRPGDRYQTAKEVIAALAKTPSKMRSANPPRGDGETGRLSPLSPRVSGDGGEGFSGETGSPLVPWDLGPLVPPSLGLPNHPSGIPMAIEKPEAPEVPTIVAPKPSLAQSFWENNIAVAVLTVFLMALSGLGSWFVVRQLVKQQQNSPPVVEVEGTPELSDIPTIPTLPIPTAPPTGQPQAATPTTAPTPSTSPSPPPMSQSQKEEEEEPVRPSKPEPKPVFYNQPLEVDRGKPKTAQGNLKSHETIRYIVDASAGEQLSLNLSGDGVLMNVFAPNGKAVDDRAQWISQWLGPLPTTGQYTIEISPVYGLPDNNYKLDVLLSPSTITTATREGSGEFPPPGDGQSPNLGTDPTYLPPVLDSQSSDLPQSQDEATSPAAPIPATERLIFPAGQHTIAVSDRTAPQKPKRYLVYVEKGQTLLLSSKSGAIGLDVRYPNGQLIEDASMMVFWEGTVPISGEYQIDVVSDDAVNYTLEVTVK comes from the coding sequence ATGCAATCACCAATTCCCACCGGCACCAGCCTCCAGAACCGCTATCGCCTGCAGCAAATTTTGGGACAAGGGGGATTTGGCCGCACCTATTTGGCAGAAGACAGGGGACGCTTTGATGAACTTTGCGCCATCAAAGAATTTATTCCCAGTCAAGTAAATCCCGCTTTCGGGGAAAAGGCACGGGAGCTATTTCAAAGAGAAGCCGCCATCCTCTACCAAATCGACCATCCCCAAATCCCCAAATTCCGCGCCCACTTCGAGCAGGAGGGGCGGCTGTTTCTAGTGCAAGACTACGTAGCCGGAAAAACCTATCGGAAGAAGCTCCAAGAACGCATTAGCCTTGGGGAGACTTTTTCAGAAGCGGAAATTCGGCACCTGATGGCAAAACTCTTGCCTGTACTTGATGCCATTCACCACCGGGGAATTATTCACCGGGATATCTCCCCGGAGAATATCATCGATCGCGATGCTACCGCGACCTCTAGCAGTCATGGTGCGGGCTACGGCGGTGTTGCTACCTCCCGGCAAGATAGGTTGGGCGACCCAGTATTGATTGACTTCGGAGTAGGCAAGGAATTAGCAGCTCAGGCAAACACTACCAATGCCATCACTGGAGCATCTTTAGGGAAAATTGGCTATGCCCCAAGCGAACAAATCCAATCCGGTCGCGCCTATCCTAGCAGCGACCTCTACGCCTTGGCAGTCACCGCAGTGGTTCTGCTGACCGGTGTCGAACCCCAGCAACTGTTTGATGACAATCTGTTGACCTGGCAGTGGGAAAAATTTTTAGTCCAGGATGTTAGTCCAGAATTAACCAAAATTCTCAACCGGATGCTCCAGTTAAGACCAGGCGATCGATATCAAACCGCCAAAGAAGTCATCGCCGCCTTAGCGAAAACCCCATCCAAGATGCGAAGTGCCAACCCCCCACGGGGAGACGGGGAGACGGGGAGACTTTCCCCCCTCTCCCCCCGAGTGAGTGGGGACGGGGGTGAGGGCTTTAGCGGGGAGACGGGGAGTCCCCTGGTCCCCTGGGACTTGGGTCCCCTGGTCCCCCCGTCCCTTGGTCTCCCCAATCACCCGTCGGGAATTCCGATGGCGATCGAGAAGCCAGAAGCACCGGAAGTCCCGACCATAGTAGCCCCCAAACCCTCCCTCGCCCAGTCATTTTGGGAGAATAACATTGCCGTGGCGGTTCTCACCGTCTTTCTGATGGCCTTGAGTGGTTTGGGTTCGTGGTTCGTGGTTCGTCAGCTCGTCAAACAACAGCAGAACTCTCCACCAGTAGTGGAAGTGGAGGGAACCCCAGAATTGTCTGATATCCCGACCATTCCCACATTACCCATTCCCACGGCTCCACCCACAGGGCAGCCACAAGCAGCAACCCCAACCACTGCACCCACTCCCAGCACCAGTCCTAGCCCACCTCCCATGTCTCAATCTCAGAAAGAAGAGGAAGAAGAGCCCGTCCGTCCATCCAAGCCCGAACCGAAACCAGTGTTTTACAATCAGCCTCTAGAAGTAGATAGAGGCAAACCCAAGACGGCTCAGGGCAATCTCAAATCCCACGAAACGATTAGATATATTGTCGATGCCAGTGCGGGAGAACAATTAAGCCTTAATCTCAGCGGTGATGGGGTGTTGATGAATGTTTTCGCTCCCAATGGTAAAGCTGTGGACGATCGCGCCCAATGGATTTCCCAATGGCTCGGTCCGTTACCCACCACCGGTCAATACACGATCGAAATCTCCCCCGTGTATGGTCTCCCCGATAACAACTACAAACTAGACGTATTATTAAGCCCATCAACCATCACCACCGCCACCAGGGAGGGTTCGGGAGAATTCCCGCCACCAGGAGACGGCCAAAGTCCGAATTTAGGGACGGATCCGACCTATCTGCCCCCAGTCTTAGATAGTCAGAGTTCAGATCTGCCCCAGTCCCAAGATGAGGCAACATCGCCCGCCGCACCAATTCCAGCGACAGAACGCTTGATTTTTCCGGCGGGTCAGCACACGATCGCCGTGAGCGATCGTACCGCTCCCCAAAAGCCCAAGCGCTACTTAGTATATGTAGAAAAAGGACAAACCCTTCTCCTCAGCAGCAAATCTGGCGCCATTGGTTTAGATGTCCGCTATCCTAACGGCCAGCTCATCGAAGATGCTTCTATGATGGTTTTCTGGGAAGGCACCGTCCCTATTTCCGGAGAATATCAAATTGATGTGGTGTCCGATGACGCGGTAAACTACACTCTCGAAGTGACGGTTAAATAA